CGCTCGCGCGGCGCGGCGACGAACGACCGCCCGACCCGGAGTGAGCCGCCTCGGGGGCGTCAGTTCAGGTTGCGGCCGCCCCCCTGGGCGCGGCCGCGCTCGTAGTCGCGGAGCACCGTCTCCCCGATCGTGCGGGGCGTCGTGAACGTCGCGCGCCCGTGCGTCATGTCGCTCACGCGGCGGACGAAGGCGACGAGCTCCGGGTCGCGCGCCAGCATGAACGTGTTGATCACGACCCCGTCGCGGCGGCAGCCGGCCACCTCGCGGAGGGTGCGGCCCATCACCAGCGGGTCGAGGCCCATGGCGTTGACGTAGACGCGGCCGTCCGGCATCGACAACGCCGTCGGTTTGCCGTCGGTGATCATGACGATCTGCTTGATCGCCGCCCGCTCGCGCTTGAGCAGCCGCCGGGCGACCTCGAGGCCGCCGGCGGTGTTCGTGTGGTACGGCCCGACCCGCGCGGTCGTCAACTGCGCGAGGGAGACCTCCTCGGCGCGGTCGTGGAACAGCACGAACTTCACGACGTCCCCCGGGTAGCGCGTCCGGATGAGGTGCGCGAGCGCCAGGGCGACCTGCTTCGCGGGCGTGAAGCGATCCTCGCCGTAGAGGATCATCGAGTGGCTGACGTCCAGCATCACGACCGTCGCGGCGGTCTCGCTCCGGTCGGCCTCGAGGACGTGCAGGTCGCCGTCCTCCAGCGTCAGGTCCGCCCCGCCGCGCGCCAGCGCGCTCTTGAAGGTCTCGGCGACGTCGAGGTGCATCGCGTCCCCGAAGCTCCAGGGGCGGCTGGCGCCGTTCGCCTCGACGCCGGCGTCGGTGAAGCGGGTGCGGTGCGCGCCGCCCGGGTCGCCGCCCCGCCCGCCGACGAGGTGCTCGAAGGTGCGTTGCCCCAAGAGGTCGGCGGCGGCGTCGGTCAGGGCGAAGGTCGCGTCGGCGGGGTCGTCCGGTTCGCCCTCCGCGCCGTCCCCCTCCGCCGCGGCGTCCGCGAG
The Trueperaceae bacterium DNA segment above includes these coding regions:
- a CDS encoding VWA domain-containing protein is translated as MAPLRYAKYEATLQDLDAADLMRMLQDRLTGSGFDQDPFDPDPEAGTTMQDLYEAIAQALHDADLLPDDLLEEAFEADDWMDSALGRTVRDLAAKLEAAGFVRAEGGRSLADAAAEGDGAEGEPDDPADATFALTDAAADLLGQRTFEHLVGGRGGDPGGAHRTRFTDAGVEANGASRPWSFGDAMHLDVAETFKSALARGGADLTLEDGDLHVLEADRSETAATVVMLDVSHSMILYGEDRFTPAKQVALALAHLIRTRYPGDVVKFVLFHDRAEEVSLAQLTTARVGPYHTNTAGGLEVARRLLKRERAAIKQIVMITDGKPTALSMPDGRVYVNAMGLDPLVMGRTLREVAGCRRDGVVINTFMLARDPELVAFVRRVSDMTHGRATFTTPRTIGETVLRDYERGRAQGGGRNLN